A region of the Phaeodactylum tricornutum CCAP 1055/1 chromosome 1, whole genome shotgun sequence genome:
GCAGCCGTAACTAAACTCGTAAGCGCCGTCGTCCAAGGCCACAAGGACTGTTGTCCGAGGACCGTACAAGGCCACGAGGGAAGTCACCTGGTCTCGACCAGTAGCACCAAGAAGGCCAGTACTCTTGGGCCAAACACCAATCATGGTTCCAACGGCCCAGTTATTGTCAACAATAGACGATCCGTCTAGTGGATCCCAGCAGACGGTGTACTCGCCCTCCTTGTTCTCATCCACATTTCGAACAACGGGATCCTCTTCGGAAGCACCCTCCCGGATAACTGTAGACCTCTTTACAGCGTCCCAAATCAAGTTGTCGGCGATCATCTGCAACAAAGAAAGTACGTAAACATCAAAAACGAGCTTGCTGACATGCTGTGTCCTCAAACAGGACTTGTGGATTCTATTGTTTTACTTACATCCACGCTCAACTGCGCATCTCCGAAGTCGTTTATGTTGCCCTCGACCGTTACTAAAGCTGTGCGCAAGGCTTCTGTGATATCGGCACACACATCCAACATATCCGTGATGCATATTCTTAGCGTTTCGTCCATGCATTTGCTGCCCAAAACGTCGGCGAGAGCTTCGTAcgattctttcttttcttcggtGGTATAGAACGAACTACTAGACGCCCCGTAACTGTTTGCGGCCTTGTAATCCTCCTGCCGCTCCGATGCTGTCTTTCCTGAAGCTGCTTCCGGCATCTTTGTTTATTAGACCGAAGCAATCGAGGCCTCAAAGATGAtatgactgtgaatgacaGCGTTGCTGCGGACGAATGTCGGCATCGAGGTATCTCATCTCGGACGATTTTGTACTAATGTTAAACATGGCATCGAGAATTCCTTGATGGTGAAAGTCTATGGATGAATCTCGTTCATTCGGCTGACCCACGGACAAACTTGACAGCCACATTTATGTTACGTTCCAGTTTACCATAGCCCAGTATACATATATCCTTTTCGAATCTCGGAACGACGTATCTGGAATAATCGATAAGTTCTCTCGTGCTATTGACAAGTATCGTATATAATGGGTAGCCCTTGCTGTCGCTTTGTAATATTCGACAAGGAGCTCCTGTCTCTTTTACGACCTAGCTAGACGTACAATATACATCTGGATAGAGGTGCGAAAATGAAACAAACGTTAATTGTAAATGCAACACATTCCCAGGAATGATAACTGAAAACGGATTCCTCTAGACAATCTACAAGGTGAGGATGTAGTAAACGCTCTTGAATCATTCATTGCTCGCTGCGGTGTATGCGTCAATCACCTCTAAGACATCGTTCTTTGACCCCATAATCACTGGAACACGTTGATGTACCATTAGAGGCTGAATTTCCATGACACGCTGCATACCAGTAGTAGAGATACCACCCGCCTGCTCCATGATGAAAGACATTGGGGCTGCTTCGTATAACAAGCGAAGCTTACCAATGGGGTTCTCGTTGTCGGCGGGGTATCCAAACACGCCGCCGTACAATAGTGTGCGGTGAACATCGCCAACCATACTGCCAATATAGCGGCTGGAGAAGATCTTCCCACTCTTTCCCGTTCCTTCACGCCATGAATTGACAGTTTTGCGCATCGGTTCGTCCCACATTTCGAGCTTGGCTTCGTTAAAGGAGTAAATCGAAGAGCTCTCCGGAATCTGTACGCTAGGCTTCGACAAGATGAATTCCCCAATAGTTTCGTCCAAAGTAAAGATATAGACCCCGTTGCCAAGCGTCAATGCAAAGAAAGTTGATGACGAATAAAGGCAGTAGGCAGCCGCCACTAGATTGGTGCCGGGCTGTAACGTATTTGCCAAGCATTGTGCTTCTTGCTCCGTGCATTCTTCCGGCGTGCATTCGAGATTAGTATTGCAGCTTTCGTCGTGCTCGTAGACACCAATAATGGTCCCAGTTGGTATACCCGCATCCACATTGGAAGAGCCGTCCAGCGGATCAAAGACGGCTACATATTTTTCGCCTTCTTCaatcaaaatttccgaacCTCTATTATGGAGCCCACTCCTCAACAAGTCAACTGGCacatcttcctcttcggagGCCAACACTCCGAGCCGTCCGGTAAAACGCAATGCTCGTTTCAGCAAGTCGTTCGTGATGACATCGAGTTTCTGAAATAAAAGAGGTGGAGTTGATTGTGAATATATCGGATCGACTAAAATATCCAATGCTAAACGTGAAGTACCAAGCGTACAGCAACTGCACCTTTTGATCTTCGCCTTGTACATTTAGTGTACCTTCCAATCCTAGTGTGTCGCTGGAGGGAAGCTGAGATCGTTTGACGAGGTTGCTGATTGCCTTACAGGCCGTATCGATGGCTCCAAACAGTGTTGTGAGCTCTTTGAGGTCGGGGTTGAGCGTGGCGACTTCGTTCATAAAGCGCGTCAGCGTCACACCAGTGGTTTCGCAAACTTCGTCGAATACTGGAGCCTTGCTCACGGCGGCGCCAGCAGCCTGAGACAACGAAGCCGTAGCGAGTCGGGGACCATATCTAAAATACTGTGTGGCAGGGCTGGGACGAGTCGGCAGGAAAGCCCTTACTGAAATCGCCGAAAAAACGACAGGTAGCAGTGCAATCTTCATACTCCGAGAGCTACGTCCTCAAAACTGTAGACAACGCAGATTATGTGTCGATGCATGTGGAAACAAACTCTTTTGAGGAGATTACTGCAGTATAATTCTCTGGCAAGATTCTTGGATGAAAATAAATTATAACGCTTGTCAGCGACAGCAAGCCTCGCTCAGATCTGCTAAAAGAATTGCTTTAGTCATGTCACGAAGGGTGTTATTTGATTCGCAGGTTTGTGTCTTCATTTTTGTTCTGAATGAATAAAGAGTAAAGACGTTTTGCACTTTGGATAGACGAAAAGTTTAAGCTGCAATTTGTCCAAATTGAAGAAGTTACGACCTTCTAGCTAGTAAGGTAGATCTGCTGGCTCTGATATGTTTCCGTTTTGCTACCATTCTCGTCAAATAGGCGCAATTCTTGTGAAACGTCAGTTGTGTCCGTTTACCGACAATCATGATGTTTATTTTGAAGTCCCCGGCGCTTTGGTTGCTTCTTTACCCAGTTGTTGCTTTTACGGCGGCGAGGGCGAACTCGATTCGTCCAGCGGCCGCGTTATCTGTCTTCGATCTGTCGAGCGTGGAGGCAGTACCGTCTAGAAAGACCAAGGCCCCAATTTTCGATGAAGTTTGCGACACAACTGGAGTCACTCTCAAACGCTTCATGACCGAGGTTTCTCTACTGAATCCTGAAATCGAAGAGCTGACGACGCTGTTTGGTGCGATTGAAACCGCTTGCAAAGCCATTGCAAATCTTGTCAAGCGATCGCCGCTTCCCTCCAGTGACACGTTGGGTCTTCAGGGAGAAATCAACGTTCAAGGCGAAGACCAAAAGGTATGTTTTGTTATGAAAAACCCATCGCCGTTCTGTTTGAAAATTTATGGAATCAACGGTCTGACTGTTTGGTAGAAATTAGATGTGATCGCCAACGATATTTTGAAGCGAGCACTCCGCTTCACGGGCCGCCTCGGAGTCTTAGcctcggaagaagaggataCTCCCGTCGATTTGATGCCAAGGGATCCTAGTACCAAAAAAGTTCTAATCGATGAGGGAGAAAAGTATGTCGCTGTCTTCGATCCGCTCGATGGTAGCTCAAACGTTGATGCAGGCATACCGACAGGCACAATAATTGGGATATACGAGCACGACGAAACTTGCAAGATTGATCCTgatgctttggaagaggatcggaccaaacaagaaaacCTATGCCTCGCAAATACTCTGCAGCCCGGCACCAACTTGGTAGCAGCGGCGTACTGTTTATATTCTTCGTCAACATTTTTGGTGTTGACGCTGGGAGCTGGAACATATGGATTCACGCTAGATGAGACTATCGGTGAATTTGTCTTGAGCCATCCAAACATTAAGATTCCTGAATGCTCATCCATTATGTCGTTCAACGAGGCAAATACTCCCAGCTGGGATCGTCCGCTTCAAGACACTTTCGCAAAGTGGAGGACAGGGACAGGAAAGAGCGGCAAGAAATTTTCAAGTCGCTACATTGGTTCTATGGTAGGGGATGTGTAAGTCACCCGATTCCACATTTTTTCGATGGCTTTTTCCAGGCCCATCCTCTCACTCTCATTCCACCGTGTATCTTTCTACTTTAGCCATCGGACGCTCCTGTACGGAGGAGTTTTTGGGTATCctggcgacaaaaagaatccCAACGGGAAGCTACGCCTGCTTTATGAAGGAGCTCCAATGTCATTCATCATGGAACAGGCGGGTGGATTGTCGACCACTGGCACGCAGCGTGTCATGGAAATCTCCCCAGATACGGTCCATCAACGTGTGCCGATTATCATGGGATCCAGACAAGATGTCGAAGAGGTCATGGACGCCTATAAAAACTTTGGCATCGAATAAATATTATATAATTGTCAAGGGAAAGTATTGCAAATTAAGCACGTCTACAGATAAGATAAGATACTTGCAATACTGGCTATGAATACATAATTAAAGGCAAGGTGTAGCTTTGCCAAAAGAGCCTTGTTAACGTAAACTACTCAAACGCTCCACTGGCCAAATCGCCATCCTGCCCACCCACAGTGCTACCTTTTAACGACTTCTTCATCTCTTCCCGTACTTCCAACGTCCTCAGATTGTAGCCAATCGCGAGCTGCCACATACATAGTTGAGCCATGGCTTCGCTAGATTGCTCTGTAACCGTCTCGGGTCCTATTTCATCCTCCCCAATTCCGGTCATGACGGCTTTGACGAGGCCCTTCATAGCCACTAGTACGTCTGGACCCATAGTGTTGGTCAGTGATCGAAGCTCCTTTTCCGGGAGTGTTCGAATGTAGAGTAAGAGATCTTTGCGAAGAGCATCTTCCTTCGCGCTGCGCGTAATTTTGAGTTCATCTCTCAGTTGCGAGACTTCCGATCGCAGCTCGGACATGTACGCAGCCGCATCAACCTCCATTTGCAAACCGTTCGAATTGTCCACGTCGTTTTGGTTTTCTGGGTCGTCTAATGTGTTCTTCATTGAACCGGGATATCGGATGCGCAACTTTCCTCGAATTTTCCCCTTGAGCGTATCCATTTGTGTATCATCATTATCATCATCACtgccttcgtcgtcgactgCCGATAGCAAGCGTTCTGTGGACGGATTCACGGAGTGCCCATCGAGGCCCaagctttgttgaagacTCAACCTGTACTCTGCATTCTTAAACATGTAACCTGTCATTTGAAGCTGAAACATGAGAGACGCCAACCGCTGCCCGGTGGTGATAGTGGTAGTTTCGAACGCCATTTTGGGTAGGCCTCCGATTAGGCCGAGCACGGTCTGCCGCACAGCATTTTGTACCCGGGGATGTGCCGTCGAAGTGAACTTGCTAATGAGCTCGGATGGCGTAAGTCTGGATACGGCAGCTACATATGGATTTTTGGCAAGCTGCTCTGCGCTTAGCCCCGAGGTGAATAATCCCCCGTCTCCGTCGGGTCGAGTAAGTGCCGAGGATGACACATTCGATTTCTTCTCATCCACCACTATATCTTGCGCTTGCCCATTGCTGTCATCATTGACAAGTAAGCCATCGTCTGCTTCCTCATCGAAGGATATGGGTAGACTATTTTCACTCATGTACTCTCTTGCTTTTTGCAAACCTTCCGATTCTTTAAAGTTGGGATCTAAGAAGTCATCCCAGTCGTTCTTGTCACCATTATTTCCGGAAGAGGGTGGTGGGCCATCGCCGCCTACCGACGAACCCAAGACGGAATCTTTGGCTCTACAGAGAATTGGCAGCGGAACAAAAGCGCTGGAAATCTCGGTCGTAGACAAAACTAATATCATCAGCGCCACGCTGATTTCGTGGAAACGAGCTTTTCCCGATGCCATATTGACTCTCATGGTGACTACAGCATCAACTGGCGTCGATTACGTCTTCCAACTGTGGGCGATGGAAGTCCTTTTTGATACAACTCCACGTTTTGTATTCATCATTAGTCCTGTCGTGTTCTGATTCGGAGTGATCGCATCAGCGTCCGTCCGCTGCTCACCTTGCCACGTGGAAAACGCACGTCGGAGAGACTTTCATGGTGGGAGCCGAGGATtcgactttttcgttttgctATCGAAAATACTGTTCACAAACTTGACTGTTTCTCGGTTTGTCCGATTAACGTCTGAATCGGAAAAAAGTAATTTGATTCGTCCAAATGAACGCCAGCGAGGAAAATAGATTCTATCTTCTACAAGTCTTTGAACATGCATGCGATCCCGCACGCCATTTGAGGTGCTCGCCCAAACATTTTCCAATCACTCGAGTGTCGCCTCGGGAGTATgttacattaacagtaagagcTAGCCAATGTCCTTCCACCATCTCTTCCACCCAGTTACCGGAAGTTTAGTTGTGATTCTGGCTCGTGGATAGCAAATTGGCTTGGCGACAATCGTCCGAGCGCTGGACTACGCGGCAAAGACGAATTGACCGTTTCCGTCGCTCCTATTCCAACAAGTCAGTCGCCTACACCGCAGCAAACACAGAAAGGATGGTACAACGTGATGGAGTTTCCAAAGATTTCAACGATAAGCTTCTCATTCGGAGCCATTTACGACGCCGAACCGAAGATATTGCTTTTTGGCGCAAACGAGCGGGTTGGTATGACGATGACCAGTCCATGCGAGAATACAACAGTGGCGTCTACGATGCCTATTACCAggcagacgacgacggtaGTTACTACCTCCAAAGTAACGAAAGCAATGGCCAGGTTTCTACCAATAGCAATACTGCGGCAACAGTTTTCAAATTCGTAGCGTTCGCTGTGGTGACAGGCTTCTTCGCAATGCTAATTCGGGCGATTGGGCGACGAGCCCGGAAAGAGGCACCCAAAAACGCCGACAGGAAAGAACGCAGGCGATCGAATTCGAAAGACCCTTCACTTTCGCGTTCACTGTCCCGTTCGCGATCAAGATCGCGATCACGCTGTCGTAACGATGCATACGATTTGATGACGGATGCAGATGACGTAAGTCGTAGCAAGCGTTCCAGTAGGAGCAAGACTAGGCGCCCAAGCACAGGTCGCAGCACAAGTAGAACAAGAACGCCGTCCAGAACTCCCCGTGTAGATAACGAGGTCAAGATACATGAACCAATCCTTGTCTAAACATTTCGAAAAGAGAGTCAGCAACCAATTTGCGAATATACTTTAATAAAAGCATGCCACTGCTAGAACTTCATCGATATGTGCCCTCATTGTAGCATCTGCTGTTTCGCATTTTCATGTTCTCTATATAACCGTGGATCAGCGTCGGTTGACATGGTGTGGCCTCTCCGAATGAGAGGATCGTCGACTGGCTTTTTGGCTTGAAAGATGGACCGGAACACTCTTTCGTGAACAGCATCGCTCTCGACTCACTACATTGACAAGAAGCTATATGCATTTGCTACTTGCCTGCACGTTCTGCGTGGAAAGGGTAGAAGACAGTCACTATGTctcaaggccaacaattAACGTGTCGATGCAACGCATACGGTTTCACTACTACAGGATTCGTCTATGCCGACTTTACTTCCTCGTAGGCCCACTTGAGCCAGGGCATGAGAGCTTCGACATCCGCCTTTTCAATGGTCGATCCGCACCAGATCCGAATGGAGGGAGGAGCGTCGCGGTAACCACCAATATCAAAGGCGACGCCTTCCTTCTCCAGTTTGGCGACGAATGCCTTGATCTGTTCCGGGGTCAGGTCCAGTGTCAAACATACCGAAGTTGACGAACGGATAGAAGGATCTTTGGCCAAAAAGTCAATCCATTCGTTTTCGGCAACGAACTTTTCGAGGACGGCTAAATTGTCGAGACTAAGTTTCTTCAATCCTTCAACACCCCCGATGGACGAGGCCCACTGCAGGGCGTCAATGTAGTCTTCCACGGCCAACATACTGGGGGTGTTGATAGTGGCACCTTTGAAAATACCCGCTTCGAGCTTGCCCTTTTTGGCGAGCCGGAAAATCTTGGGCAAGGGACGGTTTTCCGGTGTGTAGGACTCGAGTCGTTTGACCGCACGGGGACTGAGAATGAGGACCCCGTGGGCACCTTCACCGCCCAAGACCTTTTGCCACGAATACGTCGTGACGTCGAGCTTGTCCCAGGGCATATCCATGGCGAAACATGCGGAGGTAGCGTCGCACAAAGTCAGACCCGTGCGATCGTCGGCGATGAAATCGCAACCGTCCCGGACGCGGACTCCCGAGGTGGTTCCGTTGAAGGTGAAGCAAATGTCGTTGGCGGGGTTGGTCTTGGTGAGATCCGGGAGTTCGCCATAATCAGCCGTGTGTTCCGTGACTTCGACGATGTCGCGCAATTTCAAATGACTGACGGCGTCGGCGAACCATCCCTTGCCGAAGGATTCCCAATGGCAAATGTCGATATTGCGGGCGCCGAGCATGTTCCACATGGCCATTTCGTAGGCTCCGGTATCGGAGGCGGGGACGATACCAACGAGATAGTCGTCGGGTACACCAAGGATACGCTTGGTTTCGTCAATGGCCAACGCTAGACGCTCCTTGCCGATTTTGGAGCGGTGCGAACGGCCCAAAGTCTGTTTGTCGAGAGTGGCAACATCGTAGCCCGGACGCTTTTTGCAGGGACCCGAGGAGAACTCCGGATTGACAGGCTGAGGTGGGTACAGAAAAGAGTCGCGGATGAGAGAAATTTGACTATAAAACAAAACGAGAGGAGCGATCCCGTGTGTGTTGTCGGAAGGATAGGCCTGCCTTCGCGCTCGATCTACGCAAGCTATACACGTACCTTGACGCTGGGAGCGGCACTCAAGAACCGAATGGCAGTAGCTCTGCTAGTTCGGACTGCGGGAGACGAACGTACAAAGGCGACTAGATTGGCGGTAGGAGCAAAACGCATCATGCTGTGTAGGACCGAAAGTGAGACGAAAGGTTCGAATCTTTGGATGTCTGTGGGTGGATGGGTGGCAGTTGTGGAATGTGTTGTGACCGGATCGAGGCGTCGATTGGCGCGTGTGATCCATCCAACTACCTCTCTACTGTGAGACACCACGCGGTGTGACGGAAAGGGAAGCTCGTGCCAACCGAACGAAGGAACGGGTCCCGACTTTCCGAACCATCCAAAGATTTGAATTTTGAAGCGGGACGTCACCAATGTTCACGTTCTCCATCCGGGTTGTTTTCGAGCAAAACGATTATCGGCAGTGCGATGCCGATGTAACTCCATGTTCGAACCTATGAACAAGCGTCCTCTGTTAGAATAGCTCCGGCGACTACCACCTTAGAAGATAGCTAGCTTCATTGAACAGATTTACCGTTACCTACACAGTAACGGTGTTTTCCCTCTTTTTCATGATATAATAAGTCCTACGCGAAGTGTTTGTATAGGCCAAGCATCCTTTCAAGCGCGGTTTCCATTGTCAAGCGATCATGGCCGATTGTTTTCCTGTTACGAACTGAAATCGGAAAGCTATCAGATCAATGTAAACACGGATGACTTTCGTGTTAGTTAGAGGTAGAACAAATAACAGAGCCGGTAGTTGAAATTTTTTTCTAACGGACTCAATGTAAGCGACATCCTCGTTGTGTACCAAAGAGAGTTCTCATCTCGGCTAATAAAAACGGATACCTAGCAGCCCCGACCGTATTTTGGTCAACGACTAGGATACCTATCGGTTGGAAAGCTTCTCATAAAAAAACACGGAATCGCTCAAAAAAAGAGTAGATCTAATCGAAAGCGTGTCGAAAGAAACCCGCTGTTGTCACAGAATTGGTGTTTTAAGTCAAGGGCCACAACAAAGTATGCTATAACCGTCATAAATTTCTTGTGAAAAAACAATGAAGAGCATCAAGGGGTCCGTAATTTTGTTTGCTGCCTTTATCGCTGCTCCTTTGATTGCAGCAGGCATTGATATTAGCAGCGATGAAAGCATCCTTTCCGAATTCTCCACAAATCCCATTGGCATTAGGGGACTAGCCAACAGGATCAAACGAACTCCAGTGATGCAGAGAACTCCAAAAACGAAAGCCCTTAGCAGAAGATCTGATTCCAAGAACAATAAAAGGTCGAATATCAAGATCAACAGAAAGCCTGAACCAGCCAACGCAATGGACGAAACCACTCCCAACCAGGACACGACATGTGCGTTGGAACCGACTGTCGTTGATTCGACTATCATTGTCGAGTTTAGTGGCAACACTGGCGAACCCCTCCCCGAGACGGAAAGAGCCGCGCTCCAAAACGCTGTCCTCACCTCGTACAATGAGCTGTTGGCGTCAGGCTGCGACTTTCCCTTCTTCCGAGAAGCCGTTGCTGTAACTATTTTAAACGAGAGTGGTGGCGGCGCCAACATTACCGCCCCGGCTCGAGCCTTGAAGGAAGACTCGCACTTCAGCATTTCAAATAGACGCGACTTGCGAAGGCTTTTTAAAAGACGTTTCACATTCGGTGTAACGGTCCGATGTAGAGGAGGATGCCCTCCCGAAACAACGGCGTTTACAGGAAACGTAGGCACGAAACGATGGCTTGGGGAACATCTTAAAGGCAGCTCCACAAAAGGATAACCGGCCGAAAAATCGGCGCCAAACCAGAAATCAGGCAATACGACCGCACCAAATCCCAAAGCGAGCAAGACGGCCGCACCTACTTCGGCACCTAAACAAACTTCCCCAAATACTCAGTGCAGATGCACCATTGGCATCGTGATTCCTCCAGCAGAAACAGATTTCACCGAGGTCTTTATCGAAAATGTTGCAGATCTCCAAGAAAGCCGAGAACTACCAGCAGAGCTTGGACTACCGGACGCAACAATTGAGCTCGAGCAACAAAGCTGTGAGGAGGAGTCGATTTTTGAGTCATTTGTTACGATTGATGTAAATGGCGACCCAAGCAACTTCACCAGTGTAGAAATCGACCTGATGGAGGAAATTTTTATTCAGTCGTACAATGATCTCAACGCCGACAATTGCGACCCCAATTTTCTGAGGATCCGGAatgcttcttttgttttaCCGGACGATCTCCCTGAATTGCCTGGTGGCGGCACCCGAACACTCGCTATACAACATCGCCGCGAGCGTTTCCTAAGGAAAATTGGGTTTCGATTCACTGCTTCTTGCTTCGACTGCCGAGGTGAGAGTTCTGTCTTTACAGGGAATATTGGCTCTCGATATTTGGAAGAGTCGACGTCACTGGTTGTGGATACGAGAAGGGGGCTTCAGGTGAATGTGCTTGAAGACTGCTTCTGTCCTGCGTTTGGCGTGGTTATTAATCGGCCTCCAACAGTTGAAGAATTCGAGGTAGCGTTTTCCGAGACATTTGTAGAAGTTAAAACGGAATCTGTGTTGTTTGAGGATATTGAATCGATCTCCAATGTCACGGAAGACAACGATGTCATCCTGGACCCCTCCCATGTTCCCACTACCGTACCGTCTCTGATGCCGTCGACTGAACCCTCACTGATGCCATCTGTTGCACCGTCGAGCAAACCGTCATCCCATTTCCCCTCTTTAACGCCATCGGCAAACCCATCGAAAGCTCCCACGTTCGCCCCAACTCCAGGATCGGCTCTTCCATCAGGGCCCTCACTCGGGTAGGTTCTTCCTCCTTTGTGATATTTGCAGTGGCACTGCAGCTTAATTTGGAATGCAGGGCTACGGCGCCATTGAAAGAAACGGATTTCGATGTCCCACATTATATCTGTCCAATGAAAAAGAGTGGAAGTTGACGTCCCGACAATAAGGAACCCTGGGGTACTGTTAGGGAATGACTTCAGACCCACGACTTGCGTGTTTTCTGTTTGGTCGCGGATACGATCCATGCTGACGCTCAACGTTCGCAGTGCGGGACACCAACAATTCCCACACCCATCCATCAATTCCGAAAAACGAACCGCGCACGGCGCGTAATATCGAGAAAGATACGGATTACACTTTATCCTggtttcatttttttctGCATTTACCCCCGATCCTTTTTCAACATCCACAAACGCCAATTAGTAGTTATCTGTCGTCATACCAGCAAGTACCTAGTACTTTTCTTCTAgttttggaattggaagagTGTTCCAGTAGAGAGACAGGCAGTAAGTAAACTACGTTAGACTGACGTTGTTAGTTCAACAAGGTGAGTGCGTCGAAAaaggattgactgtgagtgactGTGCTAGAGTACGAGCGCCTCGGTCATCGTCGCCGAGACTTTTTCTTGATCAATGAACAAGTGGGAACGGGATGATGTGAGGTATTGGAAGTCTGGATTGACTGTGCGTGCAGTATCATCCTCGGGGCCTGACGacgtccacgacgacgagactTGGAACGAACGGAATCGtggatttgtttgtttctCGCCGTATTGGTTGTGTTCGTACGCTACCTAGTGTGTCTTTCACCGACTGTGAGTCAATTATTGTCTCGTGTTCCCGACGATGTGTAATTATCTCCTTCCACCGCATCGTCGGGATACGCGAGGACCCAACAGACCAGGACCCTCCATCGTGCGCGTTTCGGTTCACGAGGGTCTCGGATCGAAGGAACGGATCCGTTTGTTTCGCCGAACTAAAGTCGTCAATAGCACAACCGCCGGGTGATTTGATGTTATCTTGATCTTCGAATGTCCGACAACGGTCATTCGCAATTATTGTTTCTGTGTTTCCGACTTCGGGGGGGATGCGTTGGATTGTGCCTCCCTGTCCATTATGGACCACCGATCTTGTCAAATGTCCCAGGGCATAATTCGGGCCCCCTCGCAGTTTCGAACTCCTCGTATATTCTGTCGACTGACACGCATTCCTCTCTGCCCCTCGTCGGTACAGACACACACCACGTTTGGGTCCAAACCAGCGAGCGCGACTCGAGCGATTTCGGGAGTGGCAGTCGGCGACATCGGAATTTTCTCCTCGCTCCCCCAGAAAATCGATTTGACTTGACGCTTTTGTTCCGAAACCCAACAGCCGAGAGAGACAATCCTCATCGTCTGGTATTGTTGATTGTCGACACCAACGATCATCACCATGGTACCCGACACTCGGAGCATCCTGGATGAAACGCCTACCCCTCTGCGGAACGATCCGAGGCGTCCAAGTGGAGAAGAATCTTTGAACGGTCCCAGTTGCCACAGTGCGTCCTTGTCGGAACAGGGACCGCATCTTCCACACAGGGCCGTCATTGAATCGATCACATCAACACGATTCATCGACGATACGCACAACAACGAATCATCGTCTGGGGTCCCGACGACCCCTTTGGAAGCCAACGTATTGGTACACGTAAACGTACCTGTAAGCACACACGCGCACTCACCGGACATTACCAACGTGTCAGCTCCCAATCAAGCATTATCCAAACCCAAGTTGACGCTTTCCGCCTTTCGCCGTCCCGAGCAAACGGTGCGTTTGACAACGTCGGATCCGCACTGTCTTTGCGAATCCGTTTACGATCTACACACGCCCGGTTGTTCCGGGGTGTTGGGACATGGCGCTTTTTCTACCGTAC
Encoded here:
- the SBPase gene encoding seduheptulose bisphosphatase (seduheptulose bisphosphatase, probably cytosolic enzyme, does not possess plastid targeting sequence), whose amino-acid sequence is MPEAASGKTASERQEDYKAANSYGASSSSFYTTEEKKESYEALADVLGSKCMDETLRICITDMLDVCADITEALRTALVTVEGNINDFGDAQLSVDMIADNLIWDAVKRSTVIREGASEEDPVVRNVDENKEGEYTVCWDPLDGSSIVDNNWAVGTMIGVWPKSTGLLGATGRDQVTSLVALYGPRTTVLVALDDGAYEFSYGCTPEGCQLSDGSWEPWICTRHKIQINHQSKIFSPANLRAAQELPGYKKLVDHFLENRYTLRYTGGLVPDVYQQFTKGQGVFSNPTAGGSPAKLRLAFEAAPFGLLVEKAGGKTSDGVTGGSILDVQINSVDQRTALCLGSSDEVNRFNEFVCT
- the FBPC2 gene encoding plastidic inositol phosphatase (Inositol phosphatase/fructose-1,6-bisphosphatase, probably plastidic, possesses an N-terminal bipartite plastid targeting sequence), with the translated sequence MKIALLPVVFSAISVRAFLPTRPSPATQYFRYGPRLATASLSQAAGAAVSKAPVFDEVCETTGVTLTRFMNEVATLNPDLKELTTLFGAIDTACKAISNLVKRSQLPSSDTLGLEGTLNVQGEDQKKLDVITNDLLKRALRFTGRLGVLASEEEDVPVDLLRSGLHNRGSEILIEEGEKYVAVFDPLDGSSNVDAGIPTGTIIGVYEHDESCNTNLECTPEECTEQEAQCLANTLQPGTNLVAAAYCLYSSSTFFALTLGNGVYIFTLDETIGEFILSKPSVQIPESSSIYSFNEAKLEMWDEPMRKTVNSWREGTGKSGKIFSSRYIGSMVGDVHRTLLYGGVFGYPADNENPIGKLRLLYEAAPMSFIMEQAGGISTTGMQRVMEIQPLMVHQRVPVIMGSKNDVLEVIDAYTAASNE
- the FBPC3 gene encoding fructose-1,6-bisphosphatase (Fructose-1,6-bisphosphatase, chloroplast precursor, possesses N-terminal bipartite targeting sequence) — encoded protein: MMFILKSPALWLLLYPVVAFTAARANSIRPAAALSVFDLSSVEAVPSRKTKAPIFDEVCDTTGVTLKRFMTEVSLLNPEIEELTTLFGAIETACKAIANLVKRSPLPSSDTLGLQGEINVQGEDQKKLDVIANDILKRALRFTGRLGVLASEEEDTPVDLMPRDPSTKKVLIDEGEKYVAVFDPLDGSSNVDAGIPTGTIIGIYEHDETCKIDPDALEEDRTKQENLCLANTLQPGTNLVAAAYCLYSSSTFLVLTLGAGTYGFTLDETIGEFVLSHPNIKIPECSSIMSFNEANTPSWDRPLQDTFAKWRTGTGKSGKKFSSRYIGSMVGDVHRTLLYGGVFGYPGDKKNPNGKLRLLYEGAPMSFIMEQAGGLSTTGTQRVMEISPDTVHQRVPIIMGSRQDVEEVMDAYKNFGIE
- a CDS encoding predicted protein, yielding MRVNMASGKARFHEISVALMILVLSTTEISSAFVPLPILCRAKDSVLGSSVGGDGPPPSSGNNGDKNDWDDFLDPNFKESEGLQKAREYMSENSLPISFDEEADDGLLVNDDSNGQAQDIVVDEKKSNVSSSALTRPDGDGGLFTSGLSAEQLAKNPYVAAVSRLTPSELISKFTSTAHPRVQNAVRQTVLGLIGGLPKMAFETTTITTGQRLASLMFQLQMTGYMFKNAEYRLSLQQSLGLDGHSVNPSTERLLSAVDDEGSDDDNDDTQMDTLKGKIRGKLRIRYPGSMKNTLDDPENQNDVDNSNGLQMEVDAAAYMSELRSEVSQLRDELKITRSAKEDALRKDLLLYIRTLPEKELRSLTNTMGPDVLVAMKGLVKAVMTGIGEDEIGPETVTEQSSEAMAQLCMWQLAIGYNLRTLEVREEMKKSLKGSTVGGQDGDLASGAFE
- a CDS encoding predicted protein translates to MVQRDGVSKDFNDKLLIRSHLRRRTEDIAFWRKRAGWYDDDQSMREYNSGVYDAYYQADDDGSYYLQSNESNGQVSTNSNTAATVFKFVAFAVVTGFFAMLIRAIGRRARKEAPKNADRKERRRSNSKDPSLSRSLSRSRSRSRSRCRNDAYDLMTDADDVSRSKRSSRSKTRRPSTGRSTSRTRTPSRTPRVDNEVKIHEPILV